The Calypte anna isolate BGI_N300 chromosome 23, bCalAnn1_v1.p, whole genome shotgun sequence genome contains the following window.
TCATTGAGAAAACACCCAGGGAGAAATCATCTGACCCAAACCAATCAGCCTGGGGACGgctgggtggtggtggtttgggttttttgttggtttattttttgctgctggtttATTATTTAGAGTTTCCAGCACGCAGCGGTCAAGGCTGCAGGGGGGTGTTCACTCCTGACCCTGCTTTATAAGAGGAGGTTTGAGCAGCTtggcagccagcagagcagggaggccAGGGAGAATCCAGCTCCCAAGGAAGGATTTCCCTGCTCTCTTTCCCATCTCTTGGAAGAACAGGAGCTGAGTTTTCCCAAGGAGACAAccacccagctcagctctgaccAGCACCACCATGGAGGTGGAATGCCAACGGTGCCGGTGCCACGGGGAAGACAAACCCAGTGCCATCCTCTACACCCTCCTCAGCCAGAACCTTCACCaaacccccagccctgggcaccaACGCtgcctctgtccccagccccgcACCGTTTGCCTCCGCACCCCTCGCCTCACCTGCCAGGAAGCTTCCAGTGTCCTGGTGAAAACCCTCAGCTTCCTGCAAAACCTCCCCTCCTTCCATCTGCTGCCCCGGGAGgatcagctcctgctgctggggagctgctgggttccccttttcctcctgggtTTGGTCCAGGAGATGGTGACCTTCGAGGTGATGGAGACCCCGGCTCCCAGCATGCTGAAGAAAATCCTCCTGGATGGCCAAAGGAAAGGGCAGGAGCCTGAGAGGACACAGCCCACCCTGGCTGctgtgcagaggctgcagtgctgcctcAACACCTTCTGGAGCCTGGACCTGAGCCCTAAGGAATATGCTTACCTGAGGGGAGCCATCCTCTTCAATCCCGGTGAGTGTCTGCCTCCCAGAGAGGTCACCCCCATCCTCCTCAGTCCTCATGGGTGTCTGACTCTCAGAGGGTTCACCCCCATCCTCCTCAATCCTGGTGGGTGTCTGGTGCTCAGAGGGttcaccctcatcctcctcagtCCTGGTGGGTTCCTGATTCTCAGAGAGGTCACCCCCATCCTCCTCAATCCTGGTGGGTGTCTGGTGCTCAGAGTTCACTCTCATCCTCCTCAATCCTCATGGGTGTCTGGCTCTCAGAGGGTTCACCCGCATCCTCCTCAATCCTGGAGGGTCCCTGCCTCTCAGAGAGTTCATCCCCCACGTGTGACCACCCCAGGGTGTGAGGGCAGAGAGGGTCCCCTCCTCCTCAGCACCAATCCTTATGGGAATGAGGGATCAGATGTTGCCCCCCAGGCAACAAAAAACCCTGGGATTTCATTAGCAAAGCATAGGTTTGCCCCTTTaactccttttcctctcccaaaTAGCAGCCCTGGAGTAGCTACATCTGTGTAGAGCTCCTGAGTGTGGCCTCAGAGATCCCTGGGGAAACAGGGAAGGGCGGGAAGGGGAAAATCCCGGGGCTGTTTCCCACCCTCCCTTCCTCACcaccctctccttcctcagACATTCCCGGGCTCAGAGCTTCCCCTTACATCCAGAGCCTGCAGAGAGAAGCCCAGCGAGCACTCcaggaggtgctgcagccccttcaCCCCGAGGCCCAGGCTCGTTTTGCTCGCATTTTACTCATCTCCTCCACCCTGCAATCCATCCCTCCTGCACTCATCACCGACCTCTTCTTCCGACCCCTCATCGGCAACACCGACATCGTGGAGCTGATGGCAGAGATGTTGtaccagaggagctgtgggcagCTGGCTCCACGCTGAGCCACCCCCACCTCAGGGTGCTCCTCAGGGTGCTCCTCAGGGTGCTCCTCACCCCTCTGGCACCCGGGGATGAAGCCAGAGAAGCTTTGTGGGAAGCTCCATGTGGTGGCCGAGAGGATGGGAGAGCACGAGGGGGAGAGGTGGCTCTGCTCCCACATTTGGGACTTTCCttccccctcagctccctccaggcAGTCCCAGAGGAGGTGGAGGTAAAGGTTTGGACTGGTTTGGACTCGGGGAATTTGTCCTCAGCTCCCAGATGGATCCCCTGGGGTTTGGGCACATGGAAGGACAGCAGGATGGGGCACCCAGCAcaaggggagggctggggggtggcTTGGTCTGTCTGCTGGGCTTGGAATTTTTGGAATTATTGATGAAGGATCTTTCCTCAGGAGTGTGGAATCATCCTGGGGGGGCAGATTTACCCCTCCTGCCTTTTCTTAGCTCAAATCTTTTTCCCTGTAACACCCTGAAACTCTTCCCTGGACAACCCAAGAGCCCCCAAACCTCTCAAGTGTCACCTCAGGCCATGGGCTGGTGGCATTTGTGTGACAAGAAGTGACCCCCCTGAGCTGTGAGGGCAGAGGagtggaggtggtggtgtggGAGAACCAGATGTCATTCCCTGGCATCAGGACATGGTGGGGGTCTGGAAattcccctcttccttttcctcctcctcctccttttccttttcctcctcctcctccttttcctcctcctcttcctcctccttttcctccttttcctccttttgctccttttcctccttttcttcctcctcctcttcctcctcctcctcctcctcctcctcctccctctcctcctcctcctcctcctcctcctcctcctcctcctcctcctcttcctcctcctcctcttcctcctcctccttctacAGCTTCTGCAATGGGTTCACTGTCAGTATTTTGTAAGCAAAACATTCCTGCAGTTTGTATAGAAGATGcagtaaattattattattattattactatttttattattattattgttcttgttattattgtcattattattattattatttaaataaaaccttttacATTTTGGAGCAAGGTGGTGAAGTTTGGTTTAGAAATGGTGATCAGTCCCTGGTGGGGTGAAAACccccagtgccagggctgggatTAAAATGGAGCTTTCCACCCAAATCCCTCTTGCTCCAGGGCCCTATCCAGCTGTCCTCCAGggcccctggggacaggggtggCAGAGGGGTCCCTGCTGGGTGTGGCACTGCCCATGGGGCAGGTGTGACCCCCCTGGGACCTGGCcaccccctgccacccccaggGTCTGTCACCGTCCTGGGACATGGACATCTCCAGGGGCTGTCACCCCGCTATCCCTGTCACATCCCTGTCCCATCTCTGTCCCCATACCTGTCACCCTCCTGTTCCTGTCCCCatttccatcccatccctgaaCCTATCCCTAGTCCTGTTCCTACCTGtccccacccccatcccattcccatcccatcccatcccatccatcccatcccatcccatcccttccatcccatcccattcccatccccatcccatcccatcccatcccatccccatcccatcccatccccatccccatccccatccccatcccattcccattcccattcccatcccaatccccatccccatcccatcccattcccatcccatcccatcccatcccattcccatcccatcccattcccatcccatcccaatcctcctcatcccatcccaatCCCATCCccttccatcccatcccatcccatcccccatcccatccccatcccatcccatcccattcccatcccatccccatcccatcccatcccatcccatccccatccccatcccatcccatcccatccccatccccatccccatcccatccccatcccatcccattccatcccatccaatcccaatcccatcccatccatcccatcgcccatccccatcccatcccatcccatccccatcccatccccatcccatcccatcccatcccatcccatccccatcccatccccatcccaatccatcccatcccatcccatcccaatccccatcatcccatcccatcccatcccatccccatccccatccccatccccatcccatccaccatccccatccccatccccattcccatccccatcccatcccatcccatcccatcccaatcCCATCCccttccatcccatccccatcccatcccatccccattcccattcccattcctcccCACTAGGGGGCGCTCACTCCGCACTCGCTGATCCTGCTGACGTCATCCCCCCGCGCCCCTTCCCCCTCCGCGTCGCTCCTTCCCTCAGATCCAACATGGCGGCGCCCAGCGGTACCCCCGGTAAtggcggccccgccgccgctcgCTACTGCCTGGTGAGCGGCATCCCCGCCGCGCTGCGCTCCGCTCAGCTCCGCGCCTACTTCAGCCAATTCCTGGAGGAGGGCGGATTCCTTTGCTTCCATTACCGACACCGCCCCGagcgcccgccgccgccggcggaggaggaggaggcggcggcctCGGCCTCGGCGCCGCGCACTTGCTGCTGCCTGGTGGCCGTCAGACCGGGCCGTGCCCGCCGCTTCCTCCGCATGTACTCGGGGAAGCGATGGGTCGGGCCGGGCGGTTCCTGGCTGCCCGGACGCTGCCTCATCCGCAGGGTCCGCCTGGGGCCCGGGACAGGTGGGAGAGGGCAGCGGGGATTGGGGTCCCCGGGGGGCTGGGAAGGGTCAGGAGGAGACGTTGGGTCCAGGACCCCCCCCTGAAGGTCCCAGCGGCCTCTGTGTGGACAGGGAGGTGTTTAAAACCTCTCATAAAACTGCCTTAAAGCCTTAAAAATAAGGCAAGAAGAGGCAGTTTGGGGTTTGCTCCTCCTGGCCCCGGTTCTGTGGTGGAGCTCGTGTTCCTGTAGTGATCCTAAAccattccttcctttcctccaggTCCAGAGACGTTTCCCTACAGTGGGGACAAGGTGACTTCGAGTGATTTGGTGGCAGACTTCAAGGGGCTGCCCGAGTTCAACCCCCCTTCCTTCATGCCCTATGGCAACGTTGGCACCCCCTTGAAAACCTTCCTGGAGCTGATCCGGGCCTGCAGGCTCCCTCCCTGGATTATCAAGAAGTTGCAGCTGGATTTTCCCAAGACAGGCTCATCCCGCAGGTATGGGAATGTCCCTTTTGAATACCAGGACACTGAGACAGtgacagaagaagaagaaagagtttACACAGCCACGGGGGATGAGatcacagcagcagagggggctgtggcagcagcagcccaggtgaCTCacccagctggtgctgagcaagatgaggaggagcaggaggaagaggaatggCACTCAGAGGATGTGAGTGGAATTTTCCAGCACCagccaatgtttttttttctggtgcagCCCTGAAGCAGGGGGAGCTCTCTAGGAGCTCATTTGAAAGCTTTTAATTGAATTGGAGCAATGACTTGCCTAAAAATGGGCTGGAAACACCAGTGCTCACCTCTTGGTGCACCTGGGGGGTGAGCAGGGAGGGTGTTAATGCCTCTAAAACTGTGTGGCCACATCAGAATGGTTGTGGAAAAGGTTTGGGAGGGGTTGAGCCCAAAGGTTCTGGTTCTGAGGAGCAAACCCAGGCAGAGGCTCCGAGGCAGAttgtcccagctctgcagaggaggtgAGCAGTGACCTGGGAGCACGTTCAGGAGCTGGAAACTTCCCCCAGTGGAGCTGTAGAAACAACTGACCTCGAGTGCTCCTGGGGCTGAGGTTTTAGTCACAGAGAAAAGTGGCTTTGGTGACAAAGGCTCCTGGAGAACTGGGCTGGACGGGCTCTCTGGGGACTGTTTTGCTCCACCAGCTGCCAGGCGCCTGTCTGGCCCCTTCTCTGTCATTACAGCCCAGCACAGGCCCCAGGCACTCACTGactccttccccttctttgctCTGCCAGCATTAACCAAATCCCTGCTGCAATTACCTTCTCTTAGCAACAGTGGGCACAGGGAACACTTTGTTCCCTCCTTTCCAGACTTTTTATTCagccttttctcctccagactaaacacTCTCCTCCACTCCTTTCTCCCAGGGTGGCTTCTGCAGCTccactcatttttatttcacttttttttcccttcttccttgcttcAGATTTCCCTCAGCAGGGAAATCCACACTCAGGGAAATCCCTGGGCAGTCTGATCCACACCAGTGCCAAAGCTGAGAGGGACCCAATCTCCTCAGGGATCAACTGGAGTGGAATTCATTTGTTGTTAGTGCTGACTTGAAGCCCAGCACACCTGCTCCTTAAATGggcatctctgctctgcagctcagggaggCTGCtgacagcccaggctgctgagtGGGTGTGATGtggtgtggtttggggttttggattgggttttttcttttaaaaaaaaaaaaaaaaattccacctcttctctctgctgactCTGGAGATGCCATTAGTCAGGGAATGAGGTCATCAGAGCAGTCATGTCAGTGCCTGAGAGCCAGCAGGCTGGGACCAGCTCTCCTGACAAAGCTGCctggtggggaggggctgggagagggcagggaaatggggagggggctgctggcACCCACAGTTTGGGGCTGAGGGGttgaaactgaaagaggagGGGGACAGAACCCTGggaagggatctcaaggatcatctgctccaacccttctgatgtTTATAGGAGATGTCCCAACACCCTGAGATCTCCAACCTTCCAAAGTGggggggaatccaccccttccctggggaccATTCCAATCCCTTGGAATCCagttttcctctggtgtcccgtgggaatctccccaggagccactcgtgcccattgccccttggctTGTCCCCATCTTTGCAGCCACCTTTCAGCACCGGGCCCTGGGCTCCCCTGAGCCCTCTcaaggctgagcagccccagttttctcagccagAGTTTGACATTAGGAAAGAATCCTTCACCATGAAGGCAGGAAAATTCTGGGATATGTCACctaaggaagctgtggctgccccatccctggcagtgtccaaggttggatggggcttggagcaccctgggctgggggaggggtccctgcccatggcagggggggttggatcttggaTCTTCAAGGagatcccttcccacccaaaccattttatgatcCTCTGGTGGTTCTTTGGCAGGACAATGACACCTGTGAGGAGTGGGAGAGACACGAGGCTCTGCATGAGGATGTGACCAAGCAGGAGAGGGTGGAGGAGAGGCTGTTTGAGGAGGAGATTGAGCTCAAGTGGGAGAAAGGAGGCTCTGGCCTGGTCTTCTACACAGATGCTCAGTACTGGCAGGAGCAGAACGGAGGTAAAACCCTCACTGGGGTTTGTGTGACAGATTTAACCCCTCCTGGGGTTCCAGCCCTGCAGGTAAATGGGGTGCAGCCCCCTAGGAacatcccagctcagctctgggtgCACTTTTCAAACCTTCCTTTGAACTCCAGGGCtcacttcatagaatcacagaatcctaggggttggaagggacctcgaaagatcatctagtccaaccccccctgccagagcagggccacctagagcactttgCAGTGATCCTCCTGAGTGTGGGAGGGTCTGGGGAGTCTCCaaaactttttccttcccattttaGTAGAGAAAAGAGGGAGCTGGGTCCCAGCAAAGAGCTCTGCTGGGTCAGGCTTCCCCAATCATCACCCAaacctcttctttccttctcttggcAGATTTTGATGAGCAGACAGCAGATGACTGGGATGTGGACATGAGCATCTACTATGACAAAGGTACCAAAACTGCAAGCAGGGAGGTTGGGAAGTTCTGAGCCTGCAGAattcctgcagctgggaggaaCTCTTTGCCTCCCTCACCCTCTCTGGAAGCCTCAGTGCACTCAAAACGTTTTTCTTGTCTGGCAGTTGagagctgccaaaaaaaaaaatagaacaggtTCTGCCTCCTCGGTGCTCTGGGAGGGAAATGATGGGAGGCAGCAggttccctctgctcctctgactCTTCCTGCTCTCACCACTAGATGGAGGTGATAAGGACGCTCGGGACTCGGTCCGGATGTGTCTGGAACAGCGGCTCCGGGATGGTTTGGAGGACGGGGCTGTCTCGGGACAGCAGATTGGCACCTTTGAGAGACACACCAAGGTGAGGAGGGGGCGAGGGAGGGCGGGAAAGGCTCTCAGGGGATGTGGGTTGGGGGGGGAAGAGGGCTCTGAGATGAGGATGGGGTTTGTCCAGCTctgtactgatttttttttttctttttcccttttcccagggCTTTGGCAggaaggtgctggagcagcagggctggacaGAGGGGCTGGGACTGGGGAGCAGCAACTCTGGAATGGCTGAAGCTTTGGACAATGAGGGTCAGAACCCCAGATGCAAGAGGGGGCTGGGGTGAGtacccatccctgccctgccagctgcagttcagctcctctgcctgggcTCTCCCAGCTGGAAGAGTGAGCAGGAAAGGAGCTGAGTGTGAACCAGAAGCATAAAGTTATCCCAGGGATCTGCCTTTCtccacacagctgctgccagggcttgCCTCAACACTCCATGCATTCCCACCTcatcccattccatcccatTCCCATTCCGTCCCATttccattccatcccatcccattccatccccattcccttcccatcccattcccatcccattcccatcccattcccatcccattcccatcccattcccaccccatcccaccccatcccacccccatcccccccatcccaccccattcCTACCCCATTCCTACCCCATTCCTACCCCATTCCTACCCCATTCCTACCCCATTCCTACCCCATCCTACCCCATTCCTACCCCATTCCtaccccatccccaccccattcccaccccatccccaccccatccccaccccatccccaccccatccccaccccatccccaccccatccccaccccatccccaccccatccccaccccatccccaccccatccccaccccaaccccatccccaccccatcccaccccattcCCCCCCATTCCCACCCCATTCCtaccccatccccatcccatccccatcccatccccatcccatccccattcctaccccattcccaccccatcccatccccagctgACCACATtgctcttcccagcagagcttgGGAAGCTCCTTAGAGGAGCTTCTGGTGGGAGAGTGGGACATTTGGGGGTTCACACAGCCCACAGATAAATGGAAAGCTGGATGGAGGATCAATTCTGCTATGGAGTTCTGGTGGGGGAAGCTCAGCTGAGCAGAACTGGAGCTCTGTGCCTCACCCTGAGCTTCTCTGGGGCGTTTTAGGggcttttttttggtggtggttttaaCTCTGAGGGTTGGTAATTGTTCCTAGAGTGATCTCCAAGCCAGGAATAGGACAAGAATCCTtattgggcttgttcagcctggagaagaggaggctctggggagatcttacgttttccagtacctgaagaaaGCCTctaagaaagctggggagggactttggacatggagggatgggatgaggcaGATGGGAGGTTGAGGATGGACtctgggaagaaattctttgatttgagggtggtgagctCCTGGCAAAGGTTGTCCAGAGAATCTGTGGCATTGGAGCAACCcgggctggtgggaggtgtccattCCCATGACATGgatgggactggatgatcctgaaggtTCCTCCACCCAACCCAAGGTGGGATGTGATGGTTCCAGGTGAAGGAAAGGAGTTGGTCCTTCACCAGTCCCAACCCAACTTTTCCATCTTCCCTTTAGCTACCACGGGGAGAAACTCCCAACGTTCAAGCAGGTGAAGAAAGCCCGGAGAGGGGATGGTCCCATCCTCATCTCCACCATCTACGATGATCCCGAGCCTCAGGATTCTGGGGATCAGCTCCTCAGACGCCAACCCCCCACTTCCATGAagtacaggaaggacatgaGCTTTGTCCGGGCATCCCGAGGCGTTCTACAGAACTTCGGCATTCAGTAAATAAAACTCTTCCAAAATTATGGAATGTGCTGGAAGCCAAAAGCGCCGGGGCCGGGATTCGAACCGGGAGCTCCGGATCCCGAGTCCGGGACCCTAAAGGGAAAGGGGGTGGTGCGGACCTCCTGCCGCTAGGGGGCGCTGTGGGGAGCGACGGACTTTCCCTCTCTCGGAACTCGATGGTTGCGGCCTTGCTTGGAGTCTCCGGTCCCGGAGCCTGAGGGGAAGcgggaaggggaaaagggtgAGAGGGGATTGAACgggatggagagggaagggagggggggaatgggggctggaggggagaaagggggctggaggggagaaagggaggtgTGGGgcaaaggggagaggggggaataggggaaggggggtggttatggagggaggaaagggcctgaggggaaaagagggaagggggggggagaggggaaaggggaaaaaggggaatggacaggaggggaaaagggatgggggggaaagaggggacatggaggaaaagggggatggggggagaaagggggatggggggaaaaagggacaCAGGGAAAAGAGGGGACCTGGGGGGGAAAGGGATGAGGGGGTGTAGGGGAAagagaggggatggggagaagaggggatgcaggggggaagggggaagagggtgtgaagggagaagaggggacatgggagggaaaaaggggaCATGAGGGACACGAGGGGAAAAGGGATGAGGGGGTAtagggggaaaagagggacatgggaaaaggggggtggggagaagagggacacagggaaaagaggggacatggggggacacaggggaaAAGGGATGAGGGGGTGTAGGGGGAAAAGAGGACATGGAGGAAAAGAGggatgggggaaaaagggacaCAGGGAAAAGAGGGGACATGGGGGGGAAAGGGATGAGGGGGTatagggggaaaaagggggatggggagaagaggggacgcaggggaaaagggggaagagggtgtgaagggagaagaggggacATGGGGAGGGGACATCAAGGAGAAAAGGGATATAAGGGATGGGAAGGACATGGGGGGGACCTTCTGTGGTGAGAGAGGGACCCTGTGGGCACTGCCACAGCAGGGGGGGTAAAACTCAGCCCCCAGTGGGCCAGGAGCAGGGATCTGGGTCCCAGAGGCACCAGGGAGGGGGTCTCAGAGGGGGTGAATTCCATCTCCTTGCTGGTACCACTGCAAAGCCCCCAACAAACAAGAGCTTTTCCTTCCTGGCTTggcagaaagaggagaaggaaatgagCTGCAATGTCTGAGGGCTGCCAGGGGAGCTCCTTGGCCTTTGGCCAAGTGGTCATCGGGCCAccaggctctgggaagaccACCTACTGCCTGGGAATGCAGGAATTCCTGGGCAGGATCGGGAGGAAGGTGACAGTGGTGAACCTGGACCCTGCCAACGAGGTTGTCCCCTACCCCTGCTCCCTGGACATctcagagctcatcactctGCCTGATGTGATGGAGAACCTCAAGCTGGGGCCCAACGGGGGTTTGCTCTACTGCATGGAGTACCTGGAGGCCAACTCTGACTGGCTGCACCAGAAACTGGCAGCTTCCAAGGGCCACTACTATTTGTTTGACTGCCCGGGGCAGGTGGAGCTCTACACCCACCACAATGCCCTGAAGAATGTTTTCTCCCAGTTGGCCAAATGGAATTTCAGGGTAGGTTTGGGGCTCGGTGGgggtggggctgggctgggcaccTGGCAGCCCcctctgcaaagctgcagcagagTTTTTGGGGCCACCCTTGGAGTGGATttctgtagtgagacaggaccaggtgccctgagttcttgatgagtgggtgtgggttcacctgtgtctggcctccctcctgagcatgtgcaggagcagggggccaataagagagcagctgacacccacggagagagctctcactcttcagtgaggatggagaagcccacagctcgaggagccccaggagcaggcaagaaggggtagatcccagagccccaggaacagccctaggacatcatccaggaatgggctaaaccccgaggcctcaggatcagccctaggagcaagaagggctcctcccactacagaTTTCTTGGCTGAGCTCTTGGAGCTCTCCTGGGAAAGGACTTAGAGGGGAATTTTGCCCCGTTCTGTGCCTGGGGGAGGGGTTGgttcctgcagggctgggggtgctgtgGGGTTG
Protein-coding sequences here:
- the GPATCH3 gene encoding G patch domain-containing protein 3 — protein: MAAPSGTPGNGGPAAARYCLVSGIPAALRSAQLRAYFSQFLEEGGFLCFHYRHRPERPPPPAEEEEAAASASAPRTCCCLVAVRPGRARRFLRMYSGKRWVGPGGSWLPGRCLIRRVRLGPGTGPETFPYSGDKVTSSDLVADFKGLPEFNPPSFMPYGNVGTPLKTFLELIRACRLPPWIIKKLQLDFPKTGSSRRYGNVPFEYQDTETVTEEEERVYTATGDEITAAEGAVAAAAQVTHPAGAEQDEEEQEEEEWHSEDDNDTCEEWERHEALHEDVTKQERVEERLFEEEIELKWEKGGSGLVFYTDAQYWQEQNGDFDEQTADDWDVDMSIYYDKDGGDKDARDSVRMCLEQRLRDGLEDGAVSGQQIGTFERHTKGFGRKVLEQQGWTEGLGLGSSNSGMAEALDNEGQNPRCKRGLGYHGEKLPTFKQVKKARRGDGPILISTIYDDPEPQDSGDQLLRRQPPTSMKYRKDMSFVRASRGVLQNFGIQ
- the NR0B2 gene encoding nuclear receptor subfamily 0 group B member 2, encoding MEVECQRCRCHGEDKPSAILYTLLSQNLHQTPSPGHQRCLCPQPRTVCLRTPRLTCQEASSVLVKTLSFLQNLPSFHLLPREDQLLLLGSCWVPLFLLGLVQEMVTFEVMETPAPSMLKKILLDGQRKGQEPERTQPTLAAVQRLQCCLNTFWSLDLSPKEYAYLRGAILFNPDIPGLRASPYIQSLQREAQRALQEVLQPLHPEAQARFARILLISSTLQSIPPALITDLFFRPLIGNTDIVELMAEMLYQRSCGQLAPR